Part of the Triticum urartu cultivar G1812 chromosome 2, Tu2.1, whole genome shotgun sequence genome, tttctacctccgcagcctttagcattgcgaagagctcgggaatcgtcttatccatcccttgcatgttatagttcatcacgaagctcttgtagcttggtggtagtgattgaagaattctgtcaatgacgctatcatccggaagattaactcccagttgaatcaagtgattgttatacccagacattctgagtatatgctcactgacagaactattctcctccatcttgcagctatagaacttattggagacttcatatctctcaatccgggcatttgcttgaaatattaacttcaactcctggaacatctcatatgctccatgacgtaaaaaacgtcgttgaagtcccggttctaagccgtaaagcatggcacactgaactatcgagtagtcatcagctttgctctgccagacgttcataacatctggtgttgctcctgcaacAGGTTTGGCACCtaacggtgcttccaggacgtaattcttatgtgcagcaatgaggataatcctcaagttacggacccagtccgtgtaattgctaccatcatctttcaactttgctttctcaaggaatgcaataaaattcaacggaacaacaacacgagccatctatctacaacaaacatagacatgcaaaatactatcaggtgctaagttcatgataaatttaagttcaattaatcatattacttaagaactcccacttagatacacatccctctaatcatctaagtgatcgcgtgatccaaatcaactaaaccatgtccgatcattacgtgagatggagtagttttcaatggtgaacatcactatattgatcatatctactatatgattcacgctcggcctttcggtctcagtgttccgaggccatatctgcatatgctaggctcgtcaagtttaacccgagtattctgcgtgtgcaaaactggcttgcacccgttgtagatgaacgtagagcttatcacacccgatcatcacgtggtgtctgggcacgacgaactttggcaacggtgcatactcagggagtacacttttatcttgaaatttagtgagagatcatcttataatgctaccgtcaatcaaagcaaaataagatgcataaaatataaacatcacatgcaatcaatataagtgatatgatatggtcatcatcatcttgtgcttgtgatctccatctccgaagcaccgtcatgatcaccatcgtcaccggcgcgacaccttgatctccatcgtagcatcgttgtcgtctcgccaattattgcttctacgactatcgcttccgcttagtgataaagtaaagcaattacagggcaattgcattgtatacaataaagcgacaaccatatggctcctgccagttgccgataacttggttacaaaacatgatcatctcatacaataaaatatagcatcatgccttgaccatatcacatcacaacatgccctgcaaaaacaagttagacgtcctctactttgttgttgcaagttttaagTGGCTGCAACGGGCTGAGTAAGAACCgctcttacctacgcatcaaaaccacaacgatagttcgtcaagttagtgctgttttaaccttctcaaggaccgggcgtagccacactcggttcaactaaagttggagaaactgacacccgccagccacctgtgtgcaaagcacgtcggtagaaccagtctcgcgtaagcgtacgcgtaatgtcggtccgggccgcttcatccaacaataccgccgaaccaaagtatgacatgctggtaagcagtatgacttgtatcgcccacaactcacttgtgttctactcgtgcatataacatcaacgcataaaacctggctcggatgccactgtttgggaacgtagtaatttcaaaattttcctacgcacatgcaagatcatggggatgcatagcaacgagaggggagagtgtgtccacgtaccctcgtagaccgaaagcggaagcattagcacaacgcggtagatgtagtcgtacgtcttcacgatccgaccgatcaagtaccgaacacacgacacctccgagttcagcacacttttaactcgatgacgtccctcgaactccgatccagccgagctttgagggagagttccgtcagcatgacggcgtggtgacgatgatgatgttctaccaacgcaaggcttcgcctaagcaccgctacgatattatcgaggtggaatatggtggagggggggcaccgcacacggctaagagatcaaagggatcaattgttgtgtctccaaggggtgcctccctccctgtatataaaggagtggaggagggggagggaggCGGCCACCCTAGGagcgccccatgaggagtcctactcccaccgggagtaggacttcccccttccatgtgggagtaggagaggagagggaaggagagaggGGGGAAAGGAAAGGCGGGCGCCgtccccctccttgtccaattcagactgggggggaggggggcgcgcggctgccccttggccgccctcctcttctccactagggcccaataggcccattagtctcccctgggggttccggtaaccccccggtacttcgGTATATGCCCGATACTCCCCGAAACTATTCCgatgtccgaacatagtcgtccaatatatcaatctttatttctcgaccatttcgagactcctcgtcatgtccgtgatcacatccgggactcggaactaccttcggtacatcaaaacacataaactcataatataaccatcatcgaactttaagcgtgcggaccctacgggttcgagaactatgtagacatgaccgagacacgcctccggtcaataaccaatatcggaacctggatgctcatattggctcccacataatctacgaagatctttatcggtcaaaccgcataacaacatacattgttccctttgtcatcggtatgttacttgcccagttgctcgagatttgatcatcggtatctcaatacctagttcaatctcgttaccggcaagtctctttactcattccgtaatacatcatcctgcaactaactcattagttgcaatgtttgcaaggcttacaatgatgtgcattaccgagtgggcccagagatacctctccgacaatcggagtgaaaaatcctaatctcgaaatacgccaacccaacaagtaccttcggagacacctgtagagcacctttataatcacccagttacgttgtgacgtttggtagcacacaaagtgttccttcggtaaacgggagttgcataatctcatagtcataggaacatgtataagtcatgaagaaagcaatagcaacatactaaacgatcaagtgctaagctaacggaatgggtcaagtcaatcacatcattctcctaatgatgtgatcccattaatcaaatgacaactctttgtctatggctgggaaacataaccatctttgatcaacgagctagtcaagtagaggcatactagtgacactttatttgtctatgtattcacacatgtatcatgcttccggttaatacaattctagcatgaataataaacatttatcatgatataaggaaataaataataactttattattgcctctagggaatatttccttcatgaacgtgtgctgaactcggaggtgccgtgcgttcggtacttgatcggtcggatcgtgaagacgtacgactacatcaaccgtgttgtgctaactcttccgctttcggtctacgagggtatgtggacacactctcccctctcgttgctaagcatcaccatgatcttgtgtgtgcgtaggaatttttttgaaatttatacgttccccaacactttgatCTTGCGCATGATTTTGCTTGCGCTGTGTCGAACACCccctcgtcaacctcctccacatcATCTTCTTCCTCACCATGACCGTGCACGCCACCATCCAACTCATTGTAACCGTAATCACCGATCGGGGCTTGATCGATGTCGATGGTGTTGTCGTCCAACATTTGCACGAAGTCGGCAGTCGCATCATGCAAACCGGCGCTACAATTTCGCTCAACAAGTCACAAACACGCGCAATGGAGAAAAGTAAAAGAAGTGCAAGAAATCAAAGCATCATACCTTGCACCCATTCCGTCGAACTCCTCGTGGGGTGGCGGTAGTAGCGCGATCGGCGGGCATCCTCAGGGAAGTTCTTGCCGGGGCAAACGGGGGAGGTGTTGGCGGGGTAGGTCTTTCCGGTGAGTTTCTTGTGTTTCGCACCGGAAGCCTTCCCCTTCTTCGTTGGTGGGTTCCCGACCGAATTCACatcggaggcggcggggccggcagGCGCGCGTGCCTTCCTGGCAAGGGCTACGGGAGCGCCACCCTGGACGACGATGTTGCCCTACCGCTTGCGGGGTGGCATAGTGGAGCCTTGAACGACGACGTGCGTGACATGGCCGACGACGAGAGCTGCCAAAGGGGATGGCGTGTGGATGACATCCACGGTGACGACGGACGACTGGGAGGGTTCCATGGTGGCGGAGGAAAGCTGGGGAAGGTGCTCCAGAGCGGGCGGAGGGAGGTGGTTGGCGGCGGAGGGAAGGGGAAGCGGGAACAACCGCACGGAAATGCCCCTCCCGCCAAATGTCGCAGCCGATAAGGCTGTATTTAAAGGTTGAGGACGAAGATTTTCCGTGCCCCGCAATTTTTTTTACAGATCATGGGCTGATACAGTGTCTGCTCGAGCTACTTTTTTCGTCTGAAACCATAAACGGGTGGTTATTTTACCGGTCGGCGCGTTTTAAGGGTCTGCTAGAACCCGAATCCTCATCTGCTGGTAGAGAGGAAATGGGTTGAGCTGAACCCGGAAGGGAAGCGGGACAGCTCGCCACAAAACCCCCTCCCCTGTCTCCTGTTCCTCATTAATTAATCCCCATTTCCCACAAACCACTATcccggaggtgccgtgcattcggtacttgatcggtccggaatttttttgaaatttataCGTTGCCCAACACTTCGATCTTGCGCGTGATTTTGCTTGCACTGCGTCGAACACCccctcgtcaacctcctccacatcATCTTCTTCCTAACCGTGACCGTGCACGCCACCATACATCTCATTGTAACCGTAATCACCGATCGGGGCTTGATCGATGTCGATGGTGTTGCCGTCCAACATTTGCACGAAGTCAGTAGTCGCATCATGCAAACCGACACTACAATTTCGCTCAACAAGTTACGAACATGTGCAATGGAGAAAAGTGAAAGAAGTGCAAGAAATCAAAGCATCATACCTTGCGcccattctgtcgaacacctcgGGGGGCGGCGGTAGCAGCGCCATCAGCGGGCATCCTCGGGGTAGTTCTTGCCGAGGTAACCGGAGGAGGTGTTGGTGGGGTAGGTCTTCCGGCGAGCTTCTTGCATTTCGCATCGAAAGCCTTCCCCTTCTTCGATGGCGGGTGCCCAACCGAATTCACATCGAAGGCGGCGGGGTCGGTGGGCCCGCGTGCCTTCCTGGCAGGGGCTGCGGGAGTGCCACCCTGGACGACGACGTTGCCCTGCAACTTGCGGGGTGGCGTAGTGGAGCCTTGAACGACGACGGGCGCGACATCACCGGCGACAAGATTTGCGAAGGGGATAGCGTGTGGATGACATCCACGGTGATGACCGACGACCGGGAGGCTTCCATGGTGGTGGAAGGAAGCCGGGGAAGGTGCTCCGGAGCGGGCGAAGGGATGTGGTTGGCGGCTTAAGGAAGGGGAAGCGGAAACAACTGCGCGGAAATGACTCCCTCGCCAAATCTCGCAGCGGAGAAGGGTCAAGCTTGGTCGGCCTCCCATCCTGTGTATCTGAAGGTTGAGGGCGAAGATTTTTCGTGCCTCCCAATTTTTTCTACAGGTCACGGGCCTTGTCTGATCGGGTCACTTTTTTCGTTCGAAACCGTAAAAATGTGGTTATTTTGCAGATCGGCGCGTTTTAAAGGTCGGCTAGATATGCTCTTAGAACCCGAATCCGCATCCGCATCCGCTGGCAGAGGAAATGGGTTAGAGCTGAACCCGGAAGGGAAGCCGGACAGCTCGCCGCAAAACCCCCTCCCCTGTCTCCTGTTCCTCATTAATTAATCCCCATTTCCCACAAACCACTGTCCCCTCGCTGTGCCGCCCAACCACTTCGCCCCCACCGAGTGCGATCGAGAAGCTTCGAGGAGCTAGGGTTTCCCGTACCGACCGATGGCCGCCCCCTCCCCCGCCCCCGCCGGCGCGGATCGTCGTCGTGGTGCTGGCGCTCGTGCACTTGGCCCTCGCCCCGATGCTGGCGCTGGGGCGCGTCCTCTGCGTCGCGGCGGGAGCCCTCCCCTACCTGGGCTTCGTGCTCGCGTGGGTCATCTCCGCGGCCACGGCTGGACAGATCGTGGCGAGCCGCTCCTGGGGCGAGAGCTCCGACCCCTTCCTCTTCCTCCAGGCCCTCACATACGGGGCTCTCAAGGTCCTCATCTACAGCATCCTTGCATTTGTCGCGCTTCTCGTCCTGTTGGTGTGCGTGGCCTACATGATTGCAGCTGTATCTGTATCCACTTCGGGATTCAAGAAGGCATCACACAAATTCACTCCCTGTGATCTTTATTGTAGTCGAATTACAGCAGTAATGCAATACATACGCCAGTGGATGAGCCCTGTGTTATCATTATGTTCGAACTAAGTTGCCATATACAGTTCAGGTTATCCTGATCAGTGGGACTAGTTTTTTCCATGTGTGTTCATGTTCATCACTTCATTTGCATCCTTCCATTTCCGAACCATTCTGTACATACTCATGTTCATTTCATACCTATGGTTTTGTTGACATTGTTGTCCTCAGAGCGCTCTAGAAGCATTCACGCAGGAGTCGGTTGCAGAATCGTTCAGGCTTCCGCGCACCGCGGTGCTTGGATTGGTTGCGGATGTGGCCTTCTTCCTTCTAGTGGTTGCTGGTCTTCTGGTAGTGATGATGTCGCCGGACATGGAGGGTTCGATGTCTCAGGGTGAAATGGTCGCCTCTGTAATCATGGATGTGGCACTATTTGGTATGCACGCGATAGCTTGCTTTGTTATCATCCCAGCGCTCATTCTTAGTGTGTGGAAGGGGGCCAGGAGGACAGGAAAGCGCCATCGCAGTTTTGTTGAGGTATACTACCCCCCTTTGCTTTGCCCCTGCATCAGCCATATGGTCTTTTCAATTATAATCTGTATATTTTTTGTATCCTCCTCATAGAATGAAAACAGTCCTCTAGTGTTGTTGATTACAGCTTACTGTTGTTGATATTTGTTAAGATGGAGCATTGCATATAAAACCAATGAGGTTTTTTCTATTTCCTCTGGTCATTGCATATTAAATTGGGATTGACATCAATCTTAATTGTGCAAGTAGTCGAACTAGTGCAGTTCTACAGTATGTGTTTGTTATGAAGTGATGATAATAAAAGTGATCAGTTGCACATATATTAGAAAAAAACAAATTAATTGCCTACAGTCCGTTCACTGTGATCGTTTTATCTTTGCAGGGAGTGAGATATAACAATGTTTGCAtgctactcccttcgttccaaattactcgtcgcagaaatagatgtatctagaactaa contains:
- the LOC125535051 gene encoding uncharacterized protein LOC125535051, yielding MIPISIEQWLKPKDKDSQVSNVSDRQKADLWTALQENFTFPPEEDPENPVRKPMIKAYALKKMAELFRRWKNELKSSFVNQDKTPEFIGRFEKIKDQWPEFVTKTKSERAAKMVWKQFTAKAPGLPKELRYTYLKLRGARVSRTDRWPPPPPPPPARIVVVVLALVHLALAPMLALGRVLCVAAGALPYLGFVLAWVISAATAGQIVASRSWGESSDPFLFLQALTYGALKVLIYSILAFVALLVLLVCVAYMIAAVSVSTSGFKKSALEAFTQESVAESFRLPRTAVLGLVADVAFFLLVVAGLLVVMMSPDMEGSMSQGEMVASVIMDVALFGMHAIACFVIIPALILSVWKGARRTGKRHRSFVELTVVDIC